In Flavobacterium endoglycinae, one DNA window encodes the following:
- a CDS encoding DUF4252 domain-containing protein, with protein MKSTIHEYRKNNKLNMSKNFIITLVFAFVTNVFYAQGAFDKFDGQDDVTSVIVNKKMFDLMSKVKVDASDKETQQYIKLIKKLDYLKVFTTKNPKIEADMKASADKYIKTAGLEELMRVNDSGKNVKIMVKSGATDTQIKELLMFVDGAKNDDTVLLSLTGNFDLNEISVLTDKMQLPGGSDLKKASKGKK; from the coding sequence ATGAAATCAACGATTCACGAATACAGAAAAAATAATAAACTAAATATGAGTAAAAATTTCATCATAACTTTAGTTTTCGCATTTGTAACAAATGTATTTTATGCACAAGGTGCTTTTGACAAATTTGATGGTCAAGACGACGTAACATCTGTAATTGTAAACAAAAAGATGTTCGACTTAATGAGTAAAGTAAAAGTTGATGCTTCTGATAAAGAAACACAGCAATACATTAAGCTTATCAAAAAATTAGATTACCTAAAAGTGTTTACAACCAAAAATCCTAAAATCGAAGCCGACATGAAAGCTTCTGCTGATAAATACATCAAAACAGCTGGTTTAGAAGAATTAATGCGAGTAAATGACAGCGGTAAAAACGTAAAAATAATGGTAAAATCTGGGGCAACAGACACACAAATTAAAGAATTACTGATGTTTGTTGACGGTGCCAAAAATGACGATACGGTTTTATTGTCTCTTACAGGTAACTTCGATCTTAACGAGATTTCTGTATTAACAGATAAAATGCAGCTCCCTGGTGGTTCTGATTTGAAAAAAGCTTCTAAAGGTAAAAAATAA
- a CDS encoding RNA polymerase sigma factor, translating into MNQNVFIELVNPFKDKVFRLAKRLLTSTEEAEDATQEVMVKLWNKKENLEEYNNVEALAMTMTKNYCLDQLKSKRAGNLQLVHNNYTDREPQLDKKLEDSNSLEWVEKIINQLPEQLQLLIQLRDVEQYEFEEIAKIVNMNETAIRVALSRARKKIRESMVNAHSYGIK; encoded by the coding sequence ATGAACCAGAATGTGTTTATAGAATTAGTTAATCCTTTCAAAGACAAAGTTTTTCGTCTGGCAAAACGATTACTTACCAGCACTGAGGAAGCTGAAGATGCTACTCAGGAAGTAATGGTTAAATTATGGAATAAAAAAGAAAATCTGGAGGAGTACAATAATGTCGAAGCACTTGCGATGACGATGACTAAGAATTATTGTTTAGATCAGCTCAAATCAAAAAGAGCAGGAAATCTTCAATTAGTTCATAATAATTACACCGATCGTGAGCCGCAGTTAGACAAAAAACTCGAAGATTCGAACAGTTTAGAATGGGTTGAAAAAATTATAAACCAACTACCAGAACAGCTGCAATTATTAATTCAGCTTCGGGATGTTGAACAATATGAATTTGAAGAAATTGCAAAAATTGTGAATATGAACGAAACCGCAATTCGAGTTGCGCTTTCAAGAGCGAGAAAAAAAATTAGAGAATCAATGGTAAATGCACACAGTTATGGAATTAAATAA
- a CDS encoding S41 family peptidase, with amino-acid sequence MKTILKSVLLLFLLAFSLQSCEDQDDVESPADLQINDFIWKGLNQFYLWQPDVPNLADDRFSTQNDLNSFLRGYSDPEDLFQNLLYKPISKFPKGQAVDRFSWIVEDYSVLEQELQGTSKNDGVDYRLSYKPNSTTELVGFVRYILPNSYASAKNIKRGDLFTGVNGTQLTVSNYQSLLNADSYTLNMATYDGSTIKTNGVTVPLVKTTLDENPVFINKVIVSGSHKIGYLMYNGFYSNYDAQLNSAFASLKGEGITDLVLDLRYNGGGSINTAARLASMITGQFKDKIFAKEKWNPKVNEFYENEDPESLNVRFVDKIDGAAINSLNLNKIYIITTDGTASASELVINGLVPYISVIQIGETTVGKNVGSVTLYDSPTFGKANRNLNHKYAMQPLVLKIVNANDFGEYTDGLKPTYEQLEYITNMGVLGDASEPLLNLAISKITGSAAKRIQQDRKEALQTFTNVKAMNGIRNQMYLEKAPEGLLKSLK; translated from the coding sequence ATGAAAACAATTTTAAAGAGTGTATTACTTTTGTTTCTGTTGGCATTTTCTTTACAGTCCTGCGAAGATCAGGATGATGTAGAATCTCCTGCAGACTTACAGATAAATGATTTTATATGGAAAGGACTGAATCAGTTTTATTTATGGCAACCAGATGTTCCTAATTTAGCTGATGATCGTTTTAGTACACAAAATGACCTTAATTCTTTTTTAAGAGGTTATTCTGATCCAGAAGATTTGTTTCAGAATTTATTATACAAACCTATCAGTAAATTTCCAAAAGGGCAGGCGGTTGACCGTTTTAGCTGGATTGTAGAAGATTACAGCGTTTTGGAACAAGAACTTCAGGGAACTTCTAAAAATGATGGCGTTGATTATAGATTAAGCTATAAACCAAACAGTACAACAGAACTTGTAGGTTTTGTGCGTTACATTCTTCCAAACTCTTATGCTTCAGCCAAAAACATTAAAAGAGGTGATTTGTTTACTGGAGTAAACGGAACACAACTTACGGTTTCAAATTACCAGTCACTTTTAAATGCTGACAGTTATACGCTGAATATGGCAACTTATGACGGAAGTACTATTAAAACAAACGGAGTTACTGTTCCGTTAGTGAAAACTACTTTAGATGAAAATCCAGTATTTATTAATAAAGTGATAGTTTCTGGAAGTCATAAAATTGGTTATTTAATGTATAACGGATTTTATTCTAATTATGATGCACAGCTTAACAGTGCTTTTGCCTCTTTAAAAGGAGAAGGAATTACGGATTTGGTTTTGGATTTACGATACAATGGAGGAGGTTCAATCAATACAGCAGCACGTTTGGCAAGTATGATTACCGGACAATTTAAAGATAAGATTTTTGCTAAAGAAAAGTGGAATCCTAAAGTGAACGAGTTTTACGAAAATGAAGATCCAGAATCGCTAAATGTTAGATTTGTTGATAAAATTGATGGCGCGGCAATCAACAGCTTAAACTTAAATAAAATTTATATTATTACAACTGACGGTACGGCTTCTGCGAGCGAATTGGTAATCAACGGACTTGTGCCTTATATTTCTGTTATTCAAATAGGAGAAACAACAGTAGGGAAAAATGTAGGTTCTGTTACTTTATATGATTCTCCAACTTTTGGAAAAGCAAACCGAAACTTGAACCATAAATATGCGATGCAGCCATTGGTTTTGAAAATTGTGAACGCAAATGATTTTGGTGAATATACAGATGGTTTAAAACCTACTTACGAACAATTAGAATACATAACTAATATGGGGGTTTTGGGTGATGCATCTGAACCATTATTAAATCTTGCAATTTCAAAAATTACAGGTTCAGCTGCAAAAAGAATACAACAAGATCGTAAAGAAGCTTTACAAACCTTTACGAATGTTAAAGCAATGAATGGTATACGCAATCAGATGTATCTTGAAAAAGCTCCGGAAGGACTTTTAAAATCATTAAAATAA
- a CDS encoding YncE family protein — protein MKLSKLLLIAMCISFFASCSSDDDNDTSKGEYDNGFFILNEGSTGQGTVSFASNDLNVFVKDIYSAANPTDLLGKFAQNIFFDGDRAYIIAGGSNVINVVNRYTFKLIAKIDSGLANPRYGVVKDGKAYVTNANTYFDYDKPEQNPNGNTDDYVAVINLASNTVESKIQLNATANRLVLEDGKLYITEPYNNSKLLIVNIATKTLEAPIEVGYNADCIEEENGTLYILRGPYGARSEIVKVKLSDKSVSNVTFPESLDGASFMDIEDGKIYYTVNKSAYVMNLTAATPSTTPILTSPVSYLYGFAVNNNRIYMADGSFTADGKAYIYSLNGDLQKTLTTGIGTNGFYFND, from the coding sequence ATGAAACTTAGTAAATTACTTTTAATAGCAATGTGCATTAGCTTTTTTGCTTCTTGTTCGAGCGATGACGATAATGATACATCAAAAGGAGAATACGACAACGGATTTTTTATTTTAAATGAAGGAAGCACAGGACAAGGAACTGTTTCATTTGCAAGCAACGATTTAAATGTTTTTGTAAAAGACATTTACTCAGCAGCAAACCCAACTGATTTACTTGGAAAATTTGCTCAAAACATCTTTTTCGACGGAGATAGAGCTTATATCATTGCAGGTGGTTCAAATGTTATTAATGTAGTAAACCGTTACACTTTTAAATTAATCGCTAAAATCGACAGCGGACTTGCTAATCCAAGATATGGTGTTGTTAAGGATGGAAAAGCCTATGTAACAAATGCAAACACGTACTTTGACTATGATAAACCAGAACAAAATCCAAATGGAAATACTGATGATTATGTGGCCGTGATCAATTTAGCATCCAATACGGTTGAGTCTAAAATTCAATTAAATGCTACGGCCAACCGTTTAGTTTTAGAAGATGGCAAATTATACATCACTGAACCATATAACAACAGCAAATTATTAATTGTAAATATTGCAACAAAGACATTAGAAGCTCCAATCGAAGTAGGTTACAATGCTGATTGCATCGAAGAAGAGAACGGAACTTTATATATTTTAAGAGGTCCTTATGGCGCTAGAAGTGAAATTGTAAAAGTAAAATTATCAGACAAATCTGTTTCTAATGTTACTTTCCCTGAAAGCTTAGACGGTGCTTCTTTCATGGATATTGAAGATGGCAAAATTTATTATACAGTTAATAAATCTGCTTATGTAATGAACTTAACAGCCGCAACACCTTCTACAACTCCAATTCTTACTTCACCAGTAAGTTACTTATATGGATTTGCAGTTAACAACAATCGTATATACATGGCTGATGGAAGCTTTACAGCAGATGGAAAAGCATACATCTACAGTTTAAATGGAGATTTACAGAAAACGTTAACTACCGGAATTGGTACTAACGGTTTCTATTTTAATGATTAA